The Anastrepha ludens isolate Willacy chromosome 2, idAnaLude1.1, whole genome shotgun sequence genome contains a region encoding:
- the LOC128854737 gene encoding uncharacterized protein LOC128854737, translated as MDFTLIILLAVAALSPATAVVEPKAEESRIIAECLKSYGGLNEENAKRLVRYKEWSEKSEEIPCFTKCYIKHMFDMFDESVGFKSEQVISQFGQPLYNACQHRMVPLADNCEQAYHGFHCIVSLEDDPFVLIESIQNISSEAKTAMKGCLHRFDQYEWERIKDYTKNPVREPIPCFTKCFVDRLQVYDAKTRRWDIPALRTKLGVPAVEANIQHCLERRRNRNSCVWMYQEFTCFGLAHV; from the exons ATGgattttactttaattattcTCTTGGCGGTAGCAGCCTTA TCGCCCGCTACGGCAGTTGTTGAACCAAAAGCGGAAGAAAGTCGCATTATTGCCGAATGTCTAAAGAGTTATGGTGGTTTGAATGAGGAGAATGCAAAACGTTTGGTGCGTTACAAGGAGTGGTCTGAGAAGTCCGAAGAGATACCCTGCTTTACAAAATGCTACATCAAACACATGTTTGACATGTTCGATGAGTCTGTGGGTTTCAAATCAGAACAGGTGATCAGCCAATTTGGTCAACCGCTCTACAATGCTTGCCAACACCGGATGGTGCCATTAGCGGATAATTGCGAGCAGGCCTATCATGGATTTCATTGCATTGTCAGC CTCGAGGATGATCCATTTGTTCTAATCGAAAGCATCCAGAACATTAGCAGCGAGGCGAAAACAGCCATGAAGGGTTGTCTGCACCGCTTTGATCAGTACGAATGGGAACGCATCAAGGACTATACGAAGAATCCAGTACGCGAACCTATACCTTGTTTCACCAAATGCTTCGTTGATCGCCTGCAAGTGTATGACGCGAAAACACGCAGATGGGATATACCGGCGCTAAGAACTAAATTGGGTGTGCCTGCAGTGGAAGCGAATATACAGCATTGTCTGGAGCGTAGACGTAACCGCAATTCCTGTGTGTGGATGTATCAGGAGTTCACGTGTTTTGGGCTCGCTCACGTTTAA
- the LOC128854735 gene encoding uncharacterized protein LOC128854735, with translation MKPNSNEMNFCEASYMFLLIATAICMQMVSSASTTKALSAMTASQNSDTDTEILRKCLREVGSKDLVGELQKVARYSKWTKEEIPCFTRCLAAEKRWFDAGESKWIKQQIAEDLGADMYNYCRYELDRFNEDGCEFAYTGFRCLKQAELYTLETYRNILSCANELNVTMEELQKYAAFPSKEVVPCLFQCLAKKMNFYTHTYEWNFENWVKAFGPMRQNRLASDVCKVSAEQMQTRDKCEWMYEEYNCLERLNYNTDGSYPLEATTLSAVIASETASEAKE, from the exons ATGAAACCGAATTCAAACGAAATGAATTTCTGCGAAGCGtcttatatgtttttattaattgccaccgcgatatgtatgcaaatg GTTAGCAGCGCTTCGACGACAAAGGCGCTGTCAGCAATGACTGCGAGTCAAAACTCCGATACGGATACAGAGATATTACGCAAATGTTTACGTGAAGTGGGTAGCAAAGATTTGGTCGGCGAGCTGCAAAAAGTTGCACGCTATTCCAAGTGGACGAAAGAGGAGATACCCTGTTTTACGCGGTGTCTTGCCGCTGAGAAGCGCTGGTTCGATGCTGGTGAAAGCAAGTGGATTAAGCAGCAGATCGCCGAAGATTTGGGTGCAGATATGTACAACTATTGTCGCTATGAGTTAGATCGATTTAATGAGGATGGCTGCGAGTTTGCATATACGGGCTTTCGTTGCTTGAAACAG GCTGAACTATACACTCTCGAAACCTACAGGAACATACTGAGCTGTGCCAACGAGCTGAATGTCACAATGGAAGAGCTACAAAAGTATGCCGCCTTCCCTTCCAAAGAAGTTGTGCCCTGCCTCTTTCAATGTTTAGCTAAAAAGATGAATTTCTATACCCACACTTACGAGTGGAACTTCGAAAATTGGGTAAAAGCATTTGGGCCAATGCGACAAAATCGCTTAGCCTCAGATGTATGCAAAGTGAGCGCTGAGCAAATGCAAACACGCGACAAATGTGAATGGATGTACGAGGAGTATAATTGTTTGGAACGCTTGAACTATAACACGGACGGTTCCTATCCGTTAGAAGCGACGACGTTGAGTGCTGTGATTGCTAGCGAAACAGCAAGTGAAGCCAAAGAGTAG